From a single Nitrogeniibacter mangrovi genomic region:
- a CDS encoding RtcB family protein, with the protein MSRPTRPDHDVLLAEGAAPIRLWTRGVPVEDDARRQLINTARMPFIYRHLAVMPDVHLGKGSTIGSVIPTRGAIIPAAVGVDIGCGMMAARTTLTAADLPDHLHGLRSAIEAAVPHGRSLSRGKRDPGSWGRPPALVDVYWKALLPGFRRLVDKAPRLEKTNHHTHLGTLGTGNHFIEVCLDEADRVWFMLHSGSRGVGNAIGRHYIELAQADMRQHLANLPDRDLAYFEEGSTHFDDYVEAVGWAQDYARKNREFMMAQVVGAARAVIAKPFEADVEAVNCHHNYVQRETHFGAEVLVTRKGAVSAQKGQLGIIPGSMGAKSYIVRGKGNPESFCSCSHGAGRTMSRTAAKKRFTVADQIRATEGVECRKDAEVIDEIPMAYKDIDAVMAAQDALVEVVHTLRQVVCVKG; encoded by the coding sequence ATGTCTCGACCGACCCGACCCGATCACGACGTCCTCCTCGCCGAAGGCGCCGCCCCCATCCGCCTGTGGACCCGGGGCGTGCCGGTGGAGGACGACGCCCGCCGCCAGCTCATCAACACCGCCCGCATGCCCTTCATCTACAGGCACCTGGCGGTGATGCCCGATGTGCACCTGGGCAAGGGTTCCACCATCGGCAGCGTCATCCCCACCCGCGGCGCCATCATCCCCGCCGCGGTGGGCGTGGACATCGGCTGCGGCATGATGGCCGCGCGCACCACGCTCACCGCCGCCGACCTGCCGGACCACCTGCACGGCCTGCGCAGCGCCATCGAGGCGGCCGTGCCGCACGGGCGCAGCCTGAGCCGCGGCAAGCGCGACCCGGGCAGCTGGGGCCGTCCTCCGGCGTTGGTGGACGTCTACTGGAAAGCCCTGCTGCCCGGTTTCCGCCGCCTCGTCGACAAAGCCCCCCGCCTGGAGAAGACCAACCACCACACCCACCTGGGCACGCTCGGCACCGGCAACCACTTCATCGAGGTCTGCCTGGACGAAGCCGACCGCGTGTGGTTCATGCTCCACTCCGGCTCCCGCGGCGTCGGCAACGCCATCGGCCGCCACTACATCGAACTGGCCCAGGCCGACATGCGCCAGCACCTCGCCAACCTGCCGGATCGCGACCTGGCCTATTTCGAGGAAGGTTCAACGCACTTCGACGACTACGTCGAAGCCGTCGGCTGGGCGCAGGACTACGCCCGCAAGAACCGCGAATTCATGATGGCCCAGGTGGTCGGCGCCGCCCGCGCGGTGATCGCCAAGCCCTTCGAGGCCGACGTCGAGGCCGTCAACTGCCACCACAACTACGTGCAGCGCGAGACCCATTTCGGCGCCGAGGTGCTGGTCACCCGCAAGGGCGCGGTCTCGGCGCAGAAAGGCCAGCTCGGCATCATCCCCGGCTCCATGGGCGCGAAGAGCTACATCGTGCGCGGCAAGGGCAACCCGGAAAGCTTCTGCTCCTGCAGTCACGGCGCCGGGCGCACCATGAGCCGCACCGCCGCGAAGAAGCGCTTCACGGTGGCGGACCAGATCCGCGCCACCGAGGGCGTGGAATGCCGCAAGGATGCGGAAGTGATTGACGAAATCCCGATGGCGTACAAGGATATCGACGCCGTCATGGCCGCGCAGGACGCGCTGGTGGAGGTGGTGCACACCTTGCGGCAGGTGGTTTGTGTGAAGGGGTGA
- a CDS encoding FeoA family protein has protein sequence MNRDLTMMLKHLAVGDRATIAGFNPTGKAYRRKLLSMGLTPGTPITVVRVAPMGDPVEIRVRGSALSLRKDEADALEVEKI, from the coding sequence ATGAACCGCGACCTCACCATGATGCTCAAACACCTCGCGGTTGGAGACCGGGCGACCATCGCCGGCTTCAACCCCACCGGCAAGGCCTACCGGCGCAAGCTGCTGTCCATGGGTCTGACGCCGGGCACACCGATCACGGTGGTGCGGGTGGCGCCCATGGGCGATCCGGTGGAGATTCGCGTGCGCGGCTCGGCGCTGTCGCTGCGCAAGGACGAGGCGGACGCGCTCGAGGTGGAGAAGATTTGA
- a CDS encoding PEP-CTERM sorting domain-containing protein, giving the protein MITSNRKALVGLIALLFSGIASAAPIYWTDWTGTDMDPGTGFQGQGTITTSSSSVTVTYTNANGIGFYQPSGGIDYYQNGHSGRDDTISPYTSSVVDNSPTGTDIVALSRAGSQTLQFSQTIANPVFAFVSLNGNGYAFLNQDFNILSVGGEDGNACGYWGCGGVTKVVYDLGNGDFLYALNSSNVGGTEPHGVIQFTGAFDTLTWDSASNEYWNGFTVGVQGTAAEVFPPSNNVPEPGTLVLAGLGLLGLAARARRQR; this is encoded by the coding sequence ATGATCACATCGAATCGCAAGGCACTCGTGGGGCTGATCGCCCTGCTCTTCAGCGGCATCGCCTCGGCCGCCCCGATCTACTGGACCGACTGGACCGGCACCGACATGGACCCGGGCACCGGCTTCCAGGGCCAGGGCACCATCACCACCTCGAGCTCATCGGTGACGGTCACCTACACCAACGCCAACGGCATCGGCTTCTACCAGCCCAGCGGCGGTATCGACTACTACCAGAACGGCCACAGCGGCCGTGACGACACCATCTCGCCCTACACCAGCAGCGTGGTGGACAACAGCCCCACCGGCACCGACATCGTCGCCCTGAGCCGCGCCGGCAGCCAGACGCTGCAGTTCTCCCAGACCATCGCCAACCCGGTGTTCGCCTTCGTGAGCCTGAACGGCAACGGCTACGCCTTCCTCAACCAGGACTTCAACATCCTCAGCGTCGGCGGCGAAGACGGCAACGCCTGCGGCTACTGGGGCTGCGGCGGCGTCACCAAGGTGGTGTACGACCTGGGCAACGGCGACTTCCTGTACGCGCTCAACAGTTCCAACGTGGGCGGCACCGAGCCGCACGGCGTGATCCAGTTCACCGGCGCCTTCGACACCCTCACCTGGGACAGCGCCTCCAACGAATACTGGAACGGCTTCACCGTGGGCGTACAGGGCACCGCCGCCGAGGTCTTCCCGCCCAGCAACAACGTGCCGGAACCGGGCACCCTGGTGCTCGCCGGCCTCGGCCTGCTGGGTCTGGCGGCACGCGCCCGGCGTCAGCGCTGA
- the feoB gene encoding Fe(2+) transporter permease subunit FeoB — protein sequence MQAHSTIALVGNPNCGKTTVFNALTGARQHVGNWPGVTVERKHGEYTHAGHRVEVVDLPGTYSLDVVDGEVSLDEKLARDYIHTNQAALIVNIVDAANLERNLYLTIELAEMGVPLLVVLNMVDVAEAKGLAIDPRALEAALGCPVVMASAAQGEGIAGLRKAVDLALATSPRSHASVTYEATLATAIAQLSPQLTEAAARERVAPHWLAVRLLEGDDLARQAVGAEAARQAAALQADLADDVDILVADARYSLANTIAGNTVRVIGEVARDTTERIDRVVLNRALGIPIFLAVMYLMFMFTINIGSAFIDFFDQAVGTVLVDGLGAALTALGAPVWLTVLVANGIGGGLQTVATFIPVIACLYLFLSVLEDSGYMARAAFVMDRLMNWMGLPGKSFVPLIVGFGCNVPAVMSTRTLERKRDRLMTMAMVPFMSCGARLPVYVLFAAAFFPQGAQNVVFALYLIGIAAAVVTGLALKRTLLAGESAPYIMELPPYHLPTVRGVAIHTWSRLKSFVIGAGRVIVPMVLVITALGSVGTDGRFGHTDIDKSVLAAVGRTVSPAFAPLGLNEDNWPATVGIVTGVLAKEAVVGTLDAAYSALADDSADNANAPADFSLWQGLEDAAATIPVNLAKALGAWADPLGVGVGDLSDHDAAAAEQAVSVGTFGAMASRFNGAAGAFAYLLFILLYMPCTATVAAIYQEAGPRWACFVSVWTTGLAFGLATLYYQLATFAQHPERSSIRVGVVVVGIGLVLLALRRHSKRLGAMATPLPQST from the coding sequence ATGCAGGCTCACAGCACCATCGCGCTGGTCGGCAATCCCAACTGCGGCAAGACCACGGTCTTCAACGCGCTCACCGGCGCGCGCCAGCACGTGGGCAACTGGCCCGGGGTGACGGTGGAGCGCAAGCATGGCGAGTACACCCATGCCGGCCACCGCGTCGAGGTGGTGGACCTGCCCGGCACCTATTCGCTGGACGTGGTCGACGGCGAGGTGTCGCTCGACGAGAAGCTGGCGCGCGACTACATCCACACCAATCAGGCAGCGCTGATCGTCAACATCGTCGATGCGGCCAACCTGGAACGCAATCTGTACCTGACCATCGAGCTGGCCGAGATGGGCGTGCCCCTGCTGGTGGTGCTCAACATGGTGGACGTGGCCGAGGCCAAGGGCCTGGCCATCGACCCCAGGGCACTCGAGGCCGCGCTGGGCTGCCCGGTGGTGATGGCCAGCGCCGCCCAGGGCGAGGGCATCGCCGGCCTGCGCAAGGCCGTCGATCTGGCCCTGGCCACCTCCCCGCGCTCCCATGCGAGCGTCACCTACGAGGCGACGCTGGCCACCGCCATCGCCCAGCTGAGCCCGCAACTGACCGAGGCCGCCGCGCGCGAGCGCGTGGCGCCCCACTGGCTGGCGGTGCGCCTGCTCGAGGGCGACGACCTGGCCCGGCAGGCGGTGGGCGCCGAGGCGGCGCGCCAGGCGGCGGCGCTGCAGGCCGATCTGGCCGACGACGTAGACATCCTCGTGGCCGACGCCCGCTACAGCCTCGCCAACACCATCGCCGGCAACACCGTGCGGGTGATCGGCGAGGTGGCCCGCGACACCACCGAGCGGATCGACCGGGTGGTGCTCAACCGGGCGCTGGGCATCCCCATCTTCCTGGCGGTGATGTACCTGATGTTCATGTTCACCATCAACATCGGCAGCGCCTTCATCGACTTCTTCGATCAGGCGGTGGGCACCGTGCTGGTCGACGGCCTGGGCGCCGCCTTGACGGCGCTGGGTGCGCCGGTCTGGCTGACCGTGCTGGTGGCCAACGGCATCGGCGGCGGCCTCCAGACGGTGGCCACCTTCATCCCCGTCATCGCCTGTCTCTACCTGTTCCTGTCGGTGCTCGAGGATTCCGGCTACATGGCCCGCGCGGCCTTCGTGATGGACCGGCTCATGAACTGGATGGGCCTGCCGGGCAAGTCCTTCGTGCCGCTCATCGTCGGCTTCGGCTGCAACGTGCCGGCGGTGATGTCCACCCGCACCCTGGAGCGCAAGCGCGACCGGCTCATGACCATGGCCATGGTGCCCTTCATGTCCTGCGGCGCGCGCCTGCCGGTGTATGTGCTGTTCGCCGCCGCCTTCTTTCCCCAGGGCGCGCAGAACGTGGTGTTCGCGCTCTACCTGATCGGCATCGCCGCGGCGGTGGTCACCGGGCTGGCGCTCAAGCGCACCCTGCTGGCCGGCGAGAGCGCGCCCTACATCATGGAGCTGCCGCCCTACCACCTGCCCACGGTGCGCGGCGTGGCCATCCACACCTGGTCGCGGCTCAAGAGCTTCGTCATCGGCGCCGGCCGCGTGATCGTGCCCATGGTGCTGGTCATCACCGCACTCGGCAGCGTGGGCACCGACGGCCGCTTCGGCCACACGGACATCGACAAGTCGGTGCTTGCCGCCGTCGGCCGCACCGTGAGCCCGGCCTTCGCCCCCCTGGGCCTGAACGAAGACAACTGGCCGGCGACCGTGGGCATCGTCACCGGCGTGCTCGCCAAGGAGGCCGTGGTCGGCACCCTGGACGCCGCCTACAGCGCACTGGCCGACGACAGCGCCGACAATGCCAACGCCCCGGCCGACTTCAGCCTGTGGCAGGGGCTCGAGGACGCGGCCGCCACCATTCCGGTGAATCTGGCCAAGGCGCTGGGCGCCTGGGCCGATCCGCTCGGCGTGGGCGTGGGCGACCTGTCCGACCACGACGCGGCGGCCGCCGAACAGGCGGTGTCGGTGGGCACCTTCGGTGCCATGGCCAGCCGCTTCAACGGTGCCGCTGGCGCCTTCGCCTATTTGCTCTTCATTCTCCTCTACATGCCCTGCACCGCCACCGTGGCAGCCATCTACCAGGAAGCGGGCCCCCGCTGGGCCTGCTTCGTGTCGGTCTGGACCACCGGCCTGGCCTTCGGTCTGGCGACGCTCTACTACCAGCTGGCAACCTTCGCCCAGCACCCGGAGCGCTCGTCGATCCGGGTGGGCGTCGTCGTGGTCGGCATCGGTCTGGTGCTGCTGGCGCTGCGGCGCCACAGCAAGCGCCTCGGCGCCATGGCCACCCCGCTGCCGCAGAGCACCTGA
- the msrA gene encoding peptide-methionine (S)-S-oxide reductase MsrA — MKSLAPLHRLALITACALAGLGAPIHAGAKDLRSLTVAGGCFWCVESDFESVPGVIEAVSGFTGGHTVDPTYKQVSRGGTGHYEAVKITYDADVVGEARLLHLFFRGIDPTDAGGQFCDRGDTYRTAIFVHDPRERATAEAERDAAQKALGQPIVTRILDAGPFYPAEAYHQDYYKKDDLVFTRRGFKTKAEAYAFYRKACGRDARVQALWGADAPFVHHAK, encoded by the coding sequence ATGAAATCGCTCGCCCCCCTGCACCGCCTCGCCCTGATCACCGCCTGCGCCCTCGCCGGCCTCGGCGCCCCCATCCACGCCGGCGCGAAGGACCTGCGCAGCCTCACCGTCGCCGGCGGCTGCTTCTGGTGCGTCGAATCGGACTTCGAATCCGTGCCCGGCGTGATCGAGGCCGTCTCCGGCTTCACCGGCGGACACACCGTCGATCCCACCTACAAGCAGGTCTCCCGTGGCGGCACCGGCCACTATGAAGCGGTGAAGATCACCTACGATGCCGACGTGGTCGGCGAGGCCCGCCTGCTGCACCTGTTCTTCCGCGGCATCGACCCCACCGACGCCGGCGGCCAGTTCTGCGACCGCGGCGACACCTACCGCACCGCGATCTTCGTCCACGACCCCCGGGAACGCGCCACCGCCGAGGCCGAACGCGACGCCGCGCAGAAGGCCCTCGGCCAGCCCATCGTCACCCGCATCCTCGACGCCGGCCCCTTCTACCCCGCCGAGGCCTACCACCAGGACTACTACAAGAAGGACGACCTCGTGTTCACCCGCCGTGGTTTCAAGACCAAGGCCGAGGCCTACGCGTTCTACCGTAAGGCCTGCGGACGGGATGCGCGGGTGCAGGCGCTGTGGGGCGCGGACGCGCCGTTCGTGCATCACGCGAAGTGA